The following are encoded together in the Citrus sinensis cultivar Valencia sweet orange chromosome 1, DVS_A1.0, whole genome shotgun sequence genome:
- the LOC102628288 gene encoding multiple organellar RNA editing factor 3, mitochondrial, whose translation MAHLAARRTVASIITRTLTSPRSRLAIPILNKQQPQIGPDPICNPARFKTSGSSYSPLNDPSPNWSNRPPKETIMLDGCDYQHWLIVMEFPNPSGLSEEEMINAYVKTLAAVVGSEEEAKKKIYSVCTTTYTGFGALIDEELSYKVKGQPGVLWVLPDSYIDVPNKDYGGDLFVDGKVIHRPQYRFTERQQRPRTRRRETTQADRRRLWAQNQSAPSQQPTSMSNQNPAQAGGTNFSINQGQNNQKSA comes from the exons ATGGCGCACCTTGCCGCGCGGCGCACAGTAGCATCAATCATAACCCGCACCCTCACTTCTCCTCGCTCCCGCCTCGCTATACCTATTCTCAACAAACAACAACCGCAAATCGGCCCGGACCCAATTTGCAACCCGGCCCGTTTCAAAACATCCGGTTCGAGCTACTCGCCCCTCAACGACCCGTCTCCGAATTGGAGCAACCGGCCGCCGAAAGAGACAATAATGCTCGACGGGTGCGATTACCAGCATTGGCTGATTGTTATGGAGTTTCCTAATCCCTCAGGGCTCAGTGAGGAGGAAATGATCAACGCTTATGTCAAAACACTCGCTGCTGTTGTTGGCAG TGAGGAGGAAGCGAAGAAGAAGATATACTCAGTCTGTACGACGACATATACTGGGTTTGGTGCACTTATTGATGAGGAGCTTTCTTACAAAGTTAAag gtcAGCCTGGAGTTCTTTGGGTTTTGCCGGATTCATATATTGATGTTCCCAACAAAGATTATGGAG GGGATTTGTTTGTTGATGGCAAAGTTATCCATAGACCACAATATAGATTCACTGAGAGGCAGCAAAGGCCACGCACACGGCGTCGAGAAACAACACAGGCCGACAGGAGAAGGCTCTGGGCTCAGAACCAGAGTGCTCCATCGCAGCAACCAACCTCAATGAGTAACCAGAATCCTGCTCAAGCTGGTGGGACAAATTTCTCTATAAACCAAGGACAAAATAACCAGAAGAGTGCTTGA
- the LOC102614588 gene encoding exopolygalacturonase-like — protein MVALGMSSSVACLSFLYITSVLSASWQPTPAPKPNSPVSSPNPEANSPDPSPATADSPETQLPPTAEGLFDVTDYGAEPDGETETSSPFLEAWNAACSHNGDSTFYIPEGTFLLGPVSITGPCHNNQPPKIVIKGTLMAPPNLSAFPDTNWIVFQDLHGINISGGNGEVPNIDAQGEVEAWKRNSCSKSEKCNKLITSLRFNNVSHGTISNIAVSNSKGFHVAFLDCDNINVYNVSISSPGDSPNTDGIHVGMSTNINITSSNIGAGDDCISIGPGSSNISVADVKCGPGHGISIGSLGKYTDEEDVVGINVRNCTITGTQNGVRVKTWPGAPASRASNLMFTDIVMINVSNPIIIDQEYCPSNSCKSTSEPSLVKLSNIHFKNISGTYNTESGVTLICSSGVPCENIHLIDINLNPTEPETPREGRFNVKGVVNGLEILNSSF, from the exons atggtggCACTCGGCATGAGCAGCAGTGTTGCTTGTTTGTCCTTTCTTTATATAACGTCCGTCCTGTCTGCTTCGTGGCAACCAACTCCAGCTCCCAAACCCAATTCACCTGTTTCATCTCCAAATCCAGAAGCCAATTCCCCAGACCCATCTCCTGCTACAGCTGATTCTCCTGAAACACAGTTACCGCCTACCGCAGAAGGCCTTTTTGATGTCACCGACTATGGAGCAGAACCTGACGGGGAAACCGAGACTAGCTCC CCATTCTTAGAAGCATGGAATGCTGCATGTTCACACAATGGAGACTCAACTTTTTACATACCAGAGGGAACATTCTTGCTCGGTCCAGTATCAATTACCGGCCCTTGTCATAACAACCAGCCCCCAAAAATAGTGATCAAAGGAACTCTAATGGCTCCACCAAATCTCAGTGCTTTCCCTGATACCAATTGGATTGTCTTTCAAGATTTGCACGGCATCAATATCAGTGGAGGAAATGGTGAAGTGCCAAACATAGATGCCCAGGGTGAAGTAGAAGCCTGGAAACGGAATAGCTGCAGCAAGTCAGAGAaatgcaacaaattaatcACA TCACTGAGATTCAACAATGTTTCCCATGGGACTATCAGCAACATTGCTGTATCAAATAGCAAGGGCTTCCATGTTGCTTTCCTTGACTGCGACAACATTAATGTCTACAATGTTAGTATTAGTTCTCCTGGTGACAGTCCAAACACTGATGGAATCCACGTCGGTATGTCAACGAATATCAACATTACATCATCCAATATTGGAGCCGGTGATGATTGCATCTCCATCGGACCGGGCAGCAGCAACATTTCTGTTGCTGATGTTAAATGTGGTCCAGGCCATGGAATCAG CATTGGGAGCCTTGGCAAGTACACGGATGAGGAAGATGTGGTAGGCATCAATGTAAGAAACTGCACAATCACCGGCACACAGAACGGCGTTAGAGTAAAGACGTGGCCTGGAGCTCCAGCTAGCCGTGCTTCTAACCTCATGTTCACAGACATTGTCATGATCAATGTCTCAAACCCCATAATCATAGATCAGGAATACTGTCCATCAAATAGCTGCAAGAGTACTTCTGAG CCCTCATTGGTGAAGCTCAGTAACATTCACTTCAAGAACATCAGTGGCACTTACAACACCGAATCTGGAGTCACTTTGATATGCAGTTCTGGTGTCCCTTGCGAGAACATACACCTTATTGACATTAATCTCAACCCCACAGAACCAGAAACGCCGCGGGAAGGCAGATTCAATGTGAAGGGTGTTGTTAATGGATTAGAAATTCTTAATTCTAGCTTTTGA